From a single Mesotoga sp. Brook.08.105.5.1 genomic region:
- a CDS encoding restriction endonuclease subunit S, producing the protein MSEEITKDFKRIAPKRWKRYPRYKDSGVEWIGEIPTNWRVYRLKELARMNPSKTEKNHLPDDLEVSFVPMESIGEYGGISGAEAKKLLDVKQGYTYFAEGDLIVAKITPCFENYKGAIATDLVNGIGFGTTELFVLRPNERSDSRYLFYVSISKAFRETGSKIMHGAAGQKRITVDFINNYPVALPKPEEQSQIVGFLDETLKRVDSLITKKQRLIKLLKEKRAAIIARAVTKGLDPNAPMKDSGVEWIGEIPEGWGVAKLKRAVNHVGRGISPNYAEKSSIAVINQACIYWEGISEDDLKYHEETDISELRKGLLKKGDLLLNSTGTGTLGRALLFNLDRMCIADSHVTIVRCDRKLLIPSFLRLLVETPLYQGKILNELVAGSTNQIELSREKLRDLIVVLPPIEEQERVVAYVTERNYKIDSFISKIEKSIELLKEYRSALITAAVTGKIDVREEVP; encoded by the coding sequence ATGAGCGAGGAGATCACGAAGGATTTCAAGAGAATCGCTCCGAAACGCTGGAAGAGATACCCTCGTTACAAAGACTCGGGAGTTGAATGGATCGGTGAGATACCGACCAACTGGAGAGTATATAGACTGAAAGAACTTGCAAGGATGAATCCTTCAAAGACTGAAAAGAATCATCTTCCAGATGATCTGGAAGTGAGTTTTGTTCCAATGGAATCTATTGGAGAATACGGGGGGATTTCCGGAGCAGAAGCGAAGAAACTCTTGGATGTTAAGCAAGGTTATACGTATTTCGCAGAAGGTGATCTGATCGTAGCGAAGATAACTCCTTGCTTTGAAAACTATAAAGGAGCAATAGCCACAGATCTTGTAAACGGTATAGGATTTGGTACAACCGAATTGTTTGTACTAAGGCCAAATGAACGGTCTGACTCTAGGTACCTTTTTTATGTTTCGATTTCCAAAGCTTTTAGAGAAACTGGAAGCAAAATAATGCACGGAGCTGCTGGTCAGAAGAGGATAACAGTTGACTTCATCAACAACTATCCTGTAGCCTTACCTAAACCTGAAGAACAAAGTCAAATAGTGGGCTTTCTGGATGAAACGCTAAAGAGAGTAGATTCCCTAATCACTAAGAAGCAGCGTCTGATAAAACTCCTGAAGGAAAAGCGGGCGGCGATAATTGCGCGAGCCGTGACTAAAGGTCTCGATCCCAACGCTCCCATGAAAGACTCGGGAGTCGAATGGATCGGGGAGATACCGGAAGGGTGGGGTGTAGCAAAACTGAAGAGGGCGGTAAATCACGTTGGAAGGGGAATTAGTCCAAACTATGCAGAGAAGAGTTCGATTGCGGTAATCAATCAAGCATGCATCTACTGGGAGGGGATAAGCGAAGATGATCTCAAGTACCATGAGGAAACCGATATCTCTGAGCTGAGAAAAGGGTTGCTCAAGAAAGGCGATTTGCTACTCAACTCCACTGGGACGGGCACCCTTGGGCGTGCTTTGCTTTTCAATCTTGATAGAATGTGCATTGCTGATAGCCATGTGACAATAGTACGTTGCGACCGCAAGTTATTGATCCCTTCTTTTTTAAGGCTCCTAGTCGAAACACCGCTTTATCAAGGCAAGATTCTAAATGAACTGGTCGCTGGTTCGACAAATCAAATCGAACTTTCTAGGGAGAAACTACGGGACCTAATAGTTGTTTTGCCGCCCATAGAGGAGCAAGAGAGGGTCGTCGCTTATGTTACTGAGAGAAATTACAAAATCGACTCCTTCATCTCAAAGATCGAAAAAAGCATAGAGCTTCTGAAGGAATATCGCTCCGCTCTTATCACAGCGGCCGTTACGGGCAAGATAGACGTTCGGGAGGAGGTACCGTAG
- a CDS encoding type I restriction endonuclease, with the protein MSKTYDEKSFEEAIENSLLKEAPVESLYGQKAKQTAFVSGGFSSRRPDEYEKELCLIPSDLLQFIYATQPKEWEKYQKAAGNKAKDSLLQRVKKAVDDYGTLHVLRKGIKSLGSHFKLAFYKPVTGMNETLQELYRANIFSVVRQLKYSMKNENSLDMVVFVNGLPVFTAELKNHLTGQTVEDAMRQYKKDRDPVEPLFTFGRCLAHFAVDPELVYMTTELKKDATRFLPFNRGDGTGAGNPPSGYNKYATSYLWEEVWSRDGILDLIQNFIQVIDILDEDGRPTGKKAMIFPRYHQLDAVHRLIEDSKASGTGNSYLVQHSAGSGKSFTIAWLAYHLSNLHVDDRRLFDSVIVVTDRRVLDRQLQNTIGQFEDVKGKLENIDKTSRQLREALENGRDIIVTTLQKFPVIVDQIGELKSDRFAVIIDEAHSSQSGETVRDMNEVLSVETLEEAEIKDGAESEDLEDKITDEMKKRGRLPNVSYFAFTATPKNKTLETFGVKRADGKFEPFSLYSMRQAIEEGFIMDVLENYTTFKTYFRLLKKIEEDPQFEKAKASYLLQKFVRESEYTISKKIEIIIEHFRQFTMDRIKGRAKAMIVTSSRLHAVRYRQAFDRYVKEKGYDTIKALVAFSGTVRDGGMEYTEAKMNGFSESQTAGEFNTDKFRFLIVANKFLTGFDQPLLHTMYVDKRLNGVHAVQTLSRLNRIHPDKKDTMILDFVNEAEEIEKSFQPYYEKTLLTEGTDPDTLYDLETVLEQFQLYSQDDVDRFAEVYFSEKPKHSDYYNCLKPVISSFEEVEEDVKLDFRKTLTRFVHLYSFLSRIITFSDPGLEKLYHFARFLLRRLPIPRGQLPLEVLEDIDMESLRIQKSSKGKIQLERGPGELKPTNGSAETGTFVNEQELLSKIIEDLNERFGTEFTEEDKVFLSQLQERLEKNEALRNSVQVNPPSSARLTFDNIANDIIQDMIDSNIKFYKKINDDQDFASTLLDFLFDRYLKSKKETVSDATSEKQDH; encoded by the coding sequence GTGAGCAAGACTTACGACGAGAAGAGCTTCGAAGAGGCTATTGAAAACTCTTTGCTGAAGGAAGCTCCTGTCGAATCGCTATACGGTCAGAAGGCAAAGCAGACGGCTTTCGTCAGCGGCGGTTTCTCAAGCCGGAGACCGGATGAATATGAGAAGGAACTCTGCCTTATCCCCTCCGATCTTCTCCAGTTCATTTATGCCACCCAGCCAAAAGAATGGGAGAAATACCAGAAAGCGGCTGGTAATAAGGCCAAGGATAGCCTTCTCCAACGAGTAAAGAAAGCCGTGGACGATTATGGAACACTCCATGTCCTTCGAAAAGGGATTAAGTCTCTCGGCTCGCACTTCAAACTCGCTTTTTACAAGCCAGTAACCGGCATGAACGAGACCCTTCAAGAGCTGTACAGAGCTAACATCTTCTCGGTAGTGAGACAGCTGAAATACAGCATGAAAAATGAAAACAGTCTGGATATGGTGGTTTTTGTCAACGGCCTTCCGGTGTTCACTGCCGAGTTGAAGAACCATCTTACCGGTCAGACTGTTGAAGATGCTATGCGCCAGTACAAAAAAGATCGCGACCCCGTCGAACCGCTGTTCACATTTGGCAGGTGCCTCGCCCATTTTGCCGTTGATCCCGAACTGGTTTACATGACGACTGAGTTGAAGAAGGACGCGACACGTTTTCTCCCTTTCAACAGGGGTGATGGCACCGGTGCTGGAAATCCCCCTTCTGGCTACAACAAATATGCCACTTCTTATCTCTGGGAAGAGGTCTGGTCGAGAGACGGGATACTCGACCTCATACAGAACTTCATTCAGGTAATAGATATTCTAGATGAAGATGGAAGGCCAACCGGAAAGAAGGCAATGATCTTCCCCAGATACCATCAGCTGGACGCAGTTCACCGCTTAATAGAGGATTCGAAAGCTAGCGGAACTGGGAACAGTTACCTAGTGCAACACAGCGCAGGCAGCGGGAAAAGCTTCACGATAGCCTGGCTAGCCTACCATCTTTCCAATTTACACGTTGATGATAGAAGGCTCTTTGATTCTGTGATAGTGGTAACCGACAGAAGAGTCTTAGATAGACAGCTTCAGAACACTATAGGGCAGTTCGAAGATGTGAAGGGAAAGCTTGAGAACATTGACAAGACTTCTCGTCAGTTACGAGAGGCGCTCGAAAACGGAAGAGACATAATTGTCACGACCCTTCAGAAGTTCCCTGTCATTGTGGATCAGATAGGGGAACTGAAGAGTGATAGATTCGCAGTAATAATAGACGAAGCTCATTCCTCTCAGAGCGGCGAGACTGTCAGGGACATGAACGAGGTTCTCTCGGTGGAGACACTTGAAGAAGCCGAGATCAAGGACGGAGCTGAATCAGAAGATCTCGAAGACAAGATAACGGATGAGATGAAGAAGAGAGGAAGACTGCCGAATGTAAGCTACTTCGCATTCACGGCAACTCCAAAGAACAAAACCCTTGAGACGTTCGGGGTCAAAAGAGCCGACGGCAAATTCGAACCTTTCAGTCTATATTCCATGAGACAGGCGATAGAGGAAGGCTTTATAATGGATGTTCTCGAGAATTACACGACCTTCAAGACCTATTTCAGACTGCTCAAGAAGATCGAAGAGGATCCGCAGTTCGAAAAGGCCAAAGCCTCTTACCTTCTCCAGAAGTTCGTCAGAGAAAGCGAATACACGATCTCGAAGAAGATTGAGATAATCATTGAGCACTTCAGGCAATTCACTATGGACAGAATCAAAGGTCGAGCTAAGGCAATGATCGTGACGAGCTCAAGGCTCCACGCTGTAAGATATCGTCAGGCATTCGATAGATACGTGAAGGAGAAGGGCTACGACACGATAAAGGCTCTCGTCGCATTTTCAGGGACTGTTCGTGACGGTGGTATGGAATACACCGAAGCGAAAATGAACGGCTTCTCTGAATCACAAACGGCTGGGGAGTTCAACACCGACAAATTCCGATTTCTGATAGTTGCAAATAAGTTTCTGACAGGCTTTGACCAACCGCTTCTGCATACAATGTATGTCGATAAGAGACTTAACGGGGTACATGCGGTTCAAACACTAAGCCGGCTAAACAGAATTCACCCTGACAAGAAAGATACTATGATTCTTGATTTCGTGAATGAAGCCGAAGAAATCGAAAAGTCTTTCCAGCCATACTATGAAAAGACATTGCTCACTGAAGGAACCGATCCCGACACTTTGTACGATCTGGAGACAGTTTTGGAGCAATTTCAGCTATACAGTCAAGATGACGTGGACAGATTTGCAGAAGTCTATTTTTCTGAGAAGCCAAAACACTCTGATTATTATAATTGCCTCAAGCCTGTAATATCGAGTTTTGAAGAGGTTGAGGAAGATGTCAAGCTTGACTTTCGTAAGACACTTACTCGATTCGTTCATCTATACTCTTTCCTTTCCAGAATTATCACTTTCTCCGATCCGGGACTGGAGAAGCTGTATCACTTTGCGAGATTCCTTCTAAGAAGACTTCCAATTCCCAGAGGGCAGCTCCCCTTGGAAGTGCTTGAGGATATAGATATGGAATCTCTGCGAATCCAGAAGTCCTCAAAGGGGAAAATTCAATTGGAGAGAGGCCCAGGTGAGTTGAAGCCTACAAATGGTAGTGCTGAAACAGGGACATTTGTTAACGAACAAGAACTTCTATCCAAGATCATAGAAGATTTGAACGAAAGATTCGGCACCGAATTCACCGAAGAAGACAAAGTGTTCCTCAGTCAGCTTCAAGAAAGACTGGAGAAGAACGAAGCGCTCAGAAACAGCGTGCAGGTAAATCCCCCTTCCAGTGCCAGACTTACATTTGACAACATCGCCAACGACATAATCCAGGACATGATCGACTCGAATATCAAATTCTACAAGAAGATAAACGACGACCAAGACTTTGCCAGCACGCTCCTTGACTTCCTGTTTGACAGATACTTGAAGTCAAAAAAGGAGACTGTGAGTGATGCAACCAGTGAAAAACAGGATCACTAA
- a CDS encoding ATP-binding protein codes for MSKENQAVEFKESWRDDYLRWVCGFANSHGGTLIIGKNDRGEAVGVAESAKLMEELPNKIRDLLGIIVEVNLLAEEGAELLEVNVPAYTNPISYRGHYYIRSGSTLQEIKGAALDRFLLQKQGRTWDSVPLPGVAINDLSLVSLKKFRELATVSGRLSDADLSAADPELLEKLKLTEGSYLKRSAVLLFHEDPDRFITGAFIKIGFFVSESELAYHDEIHGSLFSQAHTVIDLLRTKYMKAAIIYEGLQRIERFPVPYEALREAVLNALVHRDYSVPAPIQIRVYENKLKIWNPAVLPEGWSLKTLLGAHASHPYNPDVANAFFRSGEIESWGRGIERIFSACRSSDSPPPSIQLEGHDLWVEFPFSDNYLDTMRGKVSSKGSATQETTQETTQEKIVLLLREKPSITRRQLAQELALSEDGIKYHLRKLKEQNRIRHVGATKKGYWEVLK; via the coding sequence ATGAGCAAGGAAAACCAAGCTGTTGAATTTAAAGAATCCTGGCGTGATGATTATCTGCGCTGGGTCTGTGGTTTTGCCAATTCTCATGGAGGCACTCTGATCATCGGCAAAAATGATCGAGGTGAGGCAGTCGGTGTTGCTGAAAGTGCAAAGCTGATGGAGGAATTACCCAATAAAATCCGTGATCTTTTGGGAATAATTGTCGAAGTAAACCTGCTTGCTGAAGAAGGAGCAGAATTGCTGGAAGTTAATGTGCCTGCCTACACCAACCCGATTAGCTATCGGGGTCATTACTACATTCGTAGCGGCAGTACCCTGCAGGAAATCAAAGGCGCCGCGCTGGATCGTTTTCTGCTGCAGAAACAGGGACGCACATGGGATTCTGTACCCCTGCCAGGGGTTGCAATAAATGATTTGTCTTTGGTGAGCCTCAAAAAATTTCGTGAGCTGGCTACCGTCAGCGGACGCTTAAGTGATGCGGATTTATCGGCAGCAGATCCGGAGCTGCTTGAAAAGCTTAAATTAACTGAAGGCTCATACCTGAAACGATCGGCTGTACTGCTCTTCCATGAAGATCCTGATCGGTTTATCACCGGGGCTTTTATCAAAATTGGCTTTTTTGTTTCAGAGTCTGAACTTGCCTATCATGATGAAATTCACGGCTCTCTTTTTTCACAGGCACATACAGTAATTGATCTACTTCGAACCAAATACATGAAAGCCGCCATCATCTATGAAGGTCTTCAGAGAATCGAGCGGTTCCCAGTACCTTACGAGGCGTTGCGCGAGGCCGTACTTAATGCGCTGGTTCATAGGGATTATTCAGTGCCTGCGCCAATACAGATTCGGGTCTATGAGAACAAACTGAAAATCTGGAATCCTGCAGTACTGCCTGAAGGGTGGAGTTTGAAAACATTATTGGGCGCACATGCATCCCATCCCTATAATCCGGATGTGGCAAACGCTTTTTTCCGCTCCGGGGAAATTGAATCCTGGGGTCGGGGGATTGAACGAATATTCTCAGCTTGCCGTAGTTCGGATTCGCCGCCTCCCAGTATTCAACTGGAAGGACATGATCTCTGGGTGGAATTCCCATTTTCCGATAATTATCTGGATACAATGCGGGGAAAAGTAAGTAGCAAGGGTAGTGCTACCCAAGAAACTACCCAAGAAACTACCCAAGAAAAAATCGTTCTCTTGCTAAGGGAGAAACCATCTATTACCCGTCGTCAACTGGCACAAGAACTGGCATTGAGCGAGGATGGTATAAAATATCATCTGAGAAAGCTCAAAGAACAGAATCGCATACGCCATGTAGGGGCAACAAAAAAAGGCTATTGGGAAGTGTTGAAATGA
- a CDS encoding AAA family ATPase, which yields MFDKSLLKAVLVEYKKDFVRKQWPKEKYKWEAVKWFQDNWDVNTSDFAEMLTLSLSKTNNLLASANNFPGAMIQNFAKAAPEEVRGMFIDLFDEGKEVYERVEGFKMKSAALLEKYGNGAIQHFQNENAISTYLWLRYPDKYYIYKFSEIETIVSKLKSNYSFKRGAYADNIRNFLKLYNEICAELRQDEELIELLKSQLTESCYPDPELRTLTIDVGFYISRSYSEMPAEEWRPRDYSPGLSVDDWVRLLQDSEVFYPSSLEIMKRMKDYGGQATCTQLSIKYGETKNFYNAGSSSLAKRIAKKTGCPVMDSDSENFRWWPILYVGKNASDDEDGSFIWKLRDELAEALDRIDLSKVQLYASTGPGGERGYWWLNANPRIWSFSNLAVGEVQSYTLYNENGNRRRIFQNFLDAKAGDMIIGYEASPVKKIVALGKVSAEQDGERIYFEKVEGFTSPIDYQTLRGCPELEHMEVFVNPNGSLFKLTKGEFDFILDLIREENPLRAAVDTTVEEYSKEDFLNEVFMAEEKYERLLSVMKNKKNIILQGAPGVGKTFVAKRLAYSVMGEKDEDRIEFVQFHQNYSYEDFIMGYKPVENGFELKYGVFYRFCQKAANQPDKDYFFIIDEINRGNMSKIFGELLMLIERDYRGTKATLAYNGLSFSVPERLHIIGTMNTADRSLAMIDYALRRRFSFFNMEPGFESEGFGRYQMGLANETFNDLISKIKDLNKEIENDKSLGKGFCIGHSYFCGAEKCTEEWMKAIVEYEILPMLSEYWFDDNTKLQRWENVLNGVFQ from the coding sequence ATGTTTGACAAGTCTCTTTTGAAAGCTGTCTTAGTAGAGTATAAGAAGGATTTTGTCCGGAAGCAGTGGCCGAAAGAAAAGTATAAGTGGGAAGCAGTAAAGTGGTTTCAAGATAATTGGGATGTCAACACATCCGATTTTGCAGAAATGCTCACTCTTTCTCTCTCAAAGACAAATAATCTGCTGGCGTCTGCGAATAATTTCCCGGGAGCAATGATACAGAACTTTGCCAAGGCAGCGCCGGAAGAAGTGCGTGGTATGTTTATAGATCTCTTTGATGAAGGCAAAGAGGTCTATGAACGAGTTGAAGGCTTCAAGATGAAATCTGCAGCTTTACTTGAAAAGTACGGAAATGGTGCTATACAGCACTTCCAAAACGAAAACGCAATCAGTACTTATTTATGGCTTCGTTACCCGGATAAGTATTACATATATAAATTCAGTGAGATAGAAACGATTGTGAGCAAGCTTAAAAGCAACTATAGCTTCAAAAGAGGCGCGTATGCTGACAATATCAGAAACTTTCTCAAGCTGTATAACGAAATTTGCGCTGAATTGCGGCAGGATGAAGAACTCATTGAATTGCTGAAGTCGCAGCTTACAGAGAGCTGCTATCCAGATCCCGAACTTCGCACTCTCACTATTGATGTTGGTTTTTATATTAGCCGCTCTTATAGTGAAATGCCTGCTGAAGAGTGGCGTCCCAGAGATTATTCACCAGGGTTATCCGTTGATGATTGGGTAAGACTCCTTCAAGACAGTGAGGTATTCTATCCTAGCAGTCTCGAAATTATGAAGCGCATGAAAGACTACGGTGGGCAGGCTACGTGCACCCAACTTTCCATCAAATACGGCGAAACGAAAAACTTCTACAATGCAGGATCATCTTCTTTGGCGAAGAGGATAGCGAAAAAGACAGGATGTCCGGTAATGGATAGTGACAGCGAAAATTTCCGCTGGTGGCCGATCTTGTATGTCGGTAAGAATGCGAGTGATGATGAGGACGGCTCTTTTATATGGAAGCTGCGTGATGAGTTGGCCGAAGCACTCGATAGAATTGATCTCTCGAAAGTACAACTATATGCCTCTACTGGACCAGGTGGGGAGCGCGGGTATTGGTGGTTGAATGCCAATCCGAGAATTTGGAGTTTTTCTAATCTTGCAGTTGGTGAAGTCCAATCCTATACGCTTTACAACGAAAACGGCAACAGGCGCCGGATTTTTCAGAATTTCCTAGATGCAAAGGCCGGAGATATGATAATCGGTTATGAGGCTAGCCCGGTAAAGAAAATCGTTGCTTTAGGTAAAGTAAGTGCCGAGCAAGATGGTGAAAGAATCTACTTTGAGAAGGTTGAGGGATTTACCTCGCCTATAGATTATCAGACGTTAAGAGGTTGTCCTGAACTGGAACATATGGAGGTCTTTGTAAATCCTAATGGCAGTCTGTTCAAACTTACTAAGGGCGAATTTGATTTTATTCTTGACTTGATTCGCGAGGAGAATCCGTTGCGGGCTGCTGTCGATACTACTGTTGAAGAATATTCAAAAGAGGACTTCTTGAACGAAGTCTTTATGGCTGAGGAAAAGTATGAACGCCTACTCTCAGTCATGAAAAACAAGAAGAATATTATCTTGCAGGGAGCTCCGGGTGTTGGCAAGACTTTCGTTGCGAAGCGACTTGCTTATTCCGTCATGGGCGAGAAAGATGAAGATCGAATCGAGTTTGTTCAGTTCCATCAGAATTATTCCTACGAGGACTTCATCATGGGCTATAAACCTGTTGAGAACGGCTTCGAATTGAAGTACGGTGTGTTCTATCGTTTCTGCCAGAAAGCGGCCAACCAGCCGGATAAGGACTATTTTTTCATCATTGATGAGATTAACCGTGGCAACATGAGTAAGATTTTCGGTGAGCTACTAATGTTGATAGAACGTGATTACAGGGGAACCAAGGCTACACTTGCGTATAACGGGTTGAGCTTCTCTGTGCCTGAAAGACTGCATATAATTGGAACGATGAATACTGCCGATAGAAGCCTTGCAATGATTGACTACGCCCTCCGCCGCCGTTTCAGTTTTTTTAATATGGAACCGGGTTTTGAATCAGAAGGTTTCGGAAGGTATCAAATGGGTCTTGCAAATGAGACATTCAATGATCTTATTTCCAAGATTAAGGATCTGAACAAGGAAATAGAAAACGACAAATCTTTGGGCAAGGGATTTTGCATTGGCCACAGCTACTTCTGCGGAGCTGAAAAATGCACTGAAGAATGGATGAAGGCAATCGTTGAGTATGAAATATTGCCTATGCTCAGCGAGTATTGGTTCGATGACAATACAAAACTGCAACGCTGGGAGAATGTCTTGAATGGAGTGTTTCAGTGA
- the mcrC gene encoding 5-methylcytosine-specific restriction endonuclease system specificity protein McrC codes for MKDKSILIKNIYYMLSYAFQALTQSNYEDVAKEKFEDLHNLFAAVLAKGIGHQLKQGLYREYLNRQEDISVMRGKINMPGTIRNRLERKRVLTCEYDELSENNQLNQILKTTVMILLRHADVKPEYKDDLKKKMLFFSNVDTLEPSSIKWSSIRFQRNNQTYRMLVSICQLIIEGMLITTEKGGYKLASFVDVQRMSRLYEKFILEYYYRKFPSFTVSASQIPWALDNGVGTMLPVMQSDITIQKKETVLIIDAKYYAQTTQAQYDKHTLHSSNLYQIFTYVKNKDAEFGEKPHVVSGLLLYAKTEEEIQPDNSYLMSGNRISVRTLDLNREFAEIAKQLNEIVEEHFGVTAA; via the coding sequence GTGAAAGACAAAAGCATTCTCATAAAGAACATCTACTACATGTTGTCCTATGCTTTTCAGGCGCTAACTCAATCGAATTATGAGGATGTTGCCAAAGAAAAGTTCGAGGATCTGCATAATCTATTTGCAGCGGTTCTTGCAAAGGGAATTGGTCACCAACTGAAACAGGGGTTGTACCGAGAATATCTGAATCGTCAAGAAGATATTTCCGTTATGCGCGGCAAAATAAACATGCCCGGGACGATAAGAAACAGACTCGAGCGTAAACGGGTCCTGACTTGTGAGTATGACGAGCTGTCTGAAAACAACCAGCTCAATCAGATACTAAAAACAACGGTCATGATCCTGCTTCGACATGCAGATGTAAAGCCGGAATACAAAGACGATTTGAAAAAGAAGATGCTCTTCTTCTCCAACGTTGATACGCTTGAACCATCTTCAATAAAGTGGTCATCGATTCGCTTCCAACGCAATAACCAGACTTACCGAATGCTTGTAAGCATCTGTCAGTTGATTATTGAAGGCATGCTCATTACAACAGAAAAAGGAGGCTACAAGCTGGCTTCCTTTGTTGATGTGCAAAGAATGTCCCGGCTGTACGAGAAGTTCATCTTGGAGTATTACTATAGGAAGTTCCCATCGTTTACAGTAAGCGCATCGCAGATTCCTTGGGCTTTGGACAATGGTGTAGGAACGATGTTGCCGGTCATGCAAAGTGATATAACCATACAAAAAAAGGAAACTGTCTTAATAATTGACGCTAAATACTACGCCCAGACGACACAGGCTCAATATGACAAGCACACACTTCACTCAAGCAATTTATATCAGATTTTCACCTACGTGAAGAATAAAGATGCGGAGTTCGGCGAAAAACCTCATGTGGTCTCCGGATTGCTCCTGTACGCAAAGACCGAAGAGGAAATTCAGCCGGATAACAGTTATCTTATGAGCGGCAACAGAATCAGTGTGCGCACTTTAGATCTGAATCGCGAGTTTGCGGAAATTGCAAAGCAGCTAAATGAGATAGTCGAGGAGCACTTTGGAGTTACAGCGGCCTAA